From the genome of Marinobacter antarcticus, one region includes:
- a CDS encoding DNA phosphorothioation-associated putative methyltransferase, whose protein sequence is MKKIGKNIVANQYIHLSLLNQLSESDQLVVKQATLLAGVQEEEQFNVIKLSDNREIVTLLDYPDFFTEGFPILARYWTVNLATETYRHRTYEDSQNPPVLHRKELLISSKQEQYEQFCKLTVDAETIGLFDDPNRIGFLRAWESLLKLKGFSVVGHDLVPVGNLEKFGSNDEEPISSESGIARHLTALTRYNLSAPMQTLARFGYLDGRKSVFDYGCGKGGDLQALHENNVVASGWDPYYAADDIKKQADIVNLGFVINVIESLDERVEAIQGAYELANELIVISAMLANPEAVKGRPYGDGVLTSRNTFQKYFTQAELSHFISETLHEESLPVGPGIFYVFKDKDAEQRFVYSRFVKKRPPAIRVKRAPTERRTKVRVNRVQEKYERHQALLEPLWHLWLQLGRKPERNEVNIEEIGAALGSLPAAQRLIMAYKGEEGAELLNAAETARVNDLRVYFANLQFGKRRPFKHMEQRQKSDIKHFFGTFKAAVQEGERLLFETTQVANINAACQEAAEHGLGWLDESHSLQLHTSLVEQLPAVLRCYVSCGTLLYGDVSSADLIKIHIRSGKLTLMTFDKFDESPLPRLLERVKINLRSQRLDFFDYGEIYIPPYLYLKSRFINEEHPFFAEQASFDEKLEQLNLADLSGFGPSPEELEALLEERRYCIKGFNLERSQTIPNLDDACGLFLKYRDLIECGETQAETKLPNLPKQPDSYTALLELSTQLLDPIIDYFGMIKLTYGFCSPELARKIPGRVAPKLDQHGAHERNRLGHFICSRGGAAIDFLVEDEDMIAVAYWIANHLSFDRLYLYGSDKPIHISYNFNNVKQVSLMKKVKSRKNLIPKTMDSETFLNTNNIKLQLT, encoded by the coding sequence ATGAAAAAAATCGGCAAAAACATCGTAGCTAATCAATACATCCATCTATCTCTGCTGAATCAACTCAGTGAGAGCGACCAATTGGTGGTCAAGCAGGCCACCCTCCTCGCTGGCGTGCAGGAGGAGGAACAATTCAATGTAATAAAACTCTCAGACAACCGCGAAATTGTGACCTTGTTGGACTATCCAGATTTTTTTACTGAAGGATTTCCAATTTTGGCTCGCTATTGGACTGTAAACCTTGCGACAGAAACTTACCGGCACCGCACCTATGAGGACTCGCAAAACCCCCCAGTCCTTCATCGAAAAGAATTATTAATTTCCTCAAAGCAGGAGCAATATGAACAATTTTGTAAACTTACAGTCGATGCAGAAACCATTGGTTTATTTGATGATCCCAACCGTATAGGTTTTCTCCGTGCATGGGAGTCGTTACTTAAACTCAAAGGCTTTAGCGTTGTTGGCCACGACCTTGTACCTGTCGGAAACCTTGAGAAATTCGGTTCCAACGACGAAGAACCCATTTCATCTGAGTCCGGGATCGCCCGGCATTTAACTGCCCTAACTCGCTATAACCTCTCCGCACCGATGCAGACGCTAGCGCGTTTTGGTTATCTGGATGGCCGCAAGAGCGTTTTTGACTATGGCTGTGGTAAGGGAGGAGATCTTCAGGCTCTCCATGAGAATAATGTCGTTGCTTCAGGATGGGACCCCTATTACGCTGCGGACGATATAAAAAAACAGGCCGACATTGTGAACCTTGGCTTTGTTATTAACGTTATCGAAAGCCTAGACGAGCGTGTTGAGGCCATTCAAGGGGCTTACGAACTCGCCAACGAACTCATTGTAATCTCAGCTATGCTGGCAAACCCAGAGGCGGTGAAGGGCAGGCCCTATGGGGACGGTGTGTTGACCTCGAGGAACACCTTTCAGAAGTATTTTACTCAGGCAGAATTGAGCCACTTCATCTCAGAAACATTGCACGAAGAGTCTCTGCCCGTCGGACCAGGAATTTTCTACGTCTTCAAGGACAAAGATGCTGAGCAGCGTTTTGTGTATAGCCGGTTTGTAAAAAAACGGCCTCCAGCAATCCGCGTCAAACGCGCTCCCACCGAGAGACGAACCAAAGTTCGAGTAAACCGAGTTCAGGAAAAATATGAAAGGCATCAAGCTCTTTTGGAACCACTTTGGCATTTATGGCTCCAACTCGGTCGGAAACCCGAGCGTAACGAGGTAAATATTGAAGAAATTGGAGCCGCGCTGGGGTCACTCCCCGCAGCTCAGCGACTTATCATGGCCTATAAAGGTGAAGAGGGAGCTGAGCTTTTAAACGCCGCCGAAACCGCCCGAGTTAATGATCTTCGAGTCTACTTTGCAAATCTCCAGTTTGGAAAGCGCAGACCATTCAAACACATGGAACAGCGCCAAAAGAGCGACATCAAGCACTTTTTTGGTACCTTCAAGGCGGCGGTCCAGGAAGGAGAAAGGCTACTCTTTGAAACCACCCAAGTCGCAAACATCAATGCCGCCTGCCAAGAGGCAGCTGAACACGGCCTGGGATGGCTCGATGAAAGCCATTCATTACAGCTTCACACCAGCCTTGTAGAGCAGCTACCCGCTGTCCTGCGTTGCTATGTGAGTTGTGGAACACTGCTCTACGGTGATGTCTCCAGCGCCGACCTGATAAAAATACATATCCGATCAGGCAAACTGACCCTTATGACATTCGACAAATTTGATGAAAGCCCCCTCCCACGCCTACTCGAACGCGTCAAAATCAATCTTCGAAGTCAGCGGTTGGATTTTTTTGATTATGGGGAAATTTACATACCGCCTTATCTTTACCTAAAATCACGATTTATTAACGAAGAACACCCTTTTTTTGCGGAACAAGCATCTTTCGATGAAAAGCTTGAACAACTAAACCTTGCGGACCTTAGTGGATTCGGACCAAGTCCCGAAGAGCTCGAAGCCCTACTTGAGGAGCGAAGATACTGCATAAAAGGCTTTAACCTTGAGCGCAGCCAGACGATTCCCAACCTAGACGATGCCTGCGGGCTATTCCTAAAGTATAGGGATCTAATTGAATGCGGTGAAACGCAAGCAGAGACGAAGCTCCCGAATCTTCCCAAGCAGCCGGACAGCTACACAGCTCTACTCGAATTATCGACTCAACTGCTAGATCCAATTATCGATTACTTCGGTATGATTAAACTCACCTATGGATTTTGCTCCCCTGAGCTGGCACGGAAAATCCCAGGGCGAGTTGCGCCTAAACTCGATCAGCACGGAGCGCATGAGAGGAATCGGTTGGGACACTTCATATGTTCAAGAGGAGGAGCAGCAATCGATTTTTTAGTAGAAGATGAAGATATGATTGCGGTAGCCTACTGGATCGCAAACCACCTAAGCTTTGATAGGCTCTATCTCTATGGCTCTGATAAACCTATCCACATAAGCTACAATTTTAATAATGTTAAACAGGTTAGTTTAATGAAAAAAGTAAAATCCAGAAAAAATCTAATCCCAAAGACAATGGATTCGGAAACATTCCTAAACACTAATAACATAAAACTACAACTTACGTAA
- a CDS encoding HNH endonuclease domain-containing protein — protein MNDALPSHNKLNVGYLAGLFKNTTNSYKLLFFLAMLDELKTRAANNDCSREIGIQNLTVNLLQFGWYPHRFFSLSFGLQDQIAQSLDKLVFRADEHAITNPTTKARLRLSIEEQFQMVGGDSFSRYVPFRLLTPFFKEELKGVPDTKKNTVITRLAGEAFNTDAPALYRFDSDCSQIELHPEWHRYLLVNFPIVKSWALFEWANYLQRQNPHTPAILRKIEPPKQRASLAKQTKFWNLVVEQRPIRCIYSNVHLSSGSFALDHFIPWSFVCHDELWNLIPADPRANSSKGRAIPEDKFLDPFIDQQIEALQVHRTRNNKNWCQVIEPYLEGLNLSESELATPGKIGDAYEKKLRPLLDLAKTIGY, from the coding sequence ATGAATGATGCACTACCGAGCCACAACAAACTCAACGTTGGTTATCTTGCAGGCCTATTCAAAAACACCACTAATTCCTACAAGCTCCTTTTTTTTCTGGCCATGCTAGATGAACTCAAAACCCGTGCCGCAAATAATGACTGTAGCCGCGAGATCGGCATCCAAAACCTGACGGTAAATCTGCTCCAATTTGGCTGGTATCCGCATCGTTTTTTTAGTCTTTCCTTTGGTCTGCAGGACCAAATCGCTCAATCCCTCGATAAACTTGTGTTTCGCGCTGATGAACACGCAATAACTAACCCGACCACCAAGGCCCGACTGCGTTTATCGATAGAGGAACAGTTCCAAATGGTCGGGGGAGACTCTTTTTCACGCTACGTTCCTTTCAGGCTCCTCACGCCTTTTTTTAAGGAAGAACTGAAGGGAGTGCCTGACACAAAGAAGAATACTGTCATCACGCGGCTCGCGGGAGAAGCCTTTAACACCGACGCCCCTGCTTTATACCGTTTTGACAGTGACTGCTCGCAGATTGAGCTACACCCCGAATGGCATCGATACCTTTTGGTAAATTTTCCAATCGTCAAAAGCTGGGCTTTGTTTGAATGGGCAAATTACCTCCAGCGTCAGAATCCGCACACACCAGCAATACTCAGAAAAATCGAGCCGCCCAAGCAAAGGGCATCCCTCGCAAAGCAAACAAAATTCTGGAATCTCGTCGTTGAACAGCGCCCAATCCGATGCATTTATTCCAATGTTCATCTCAGTTCTGGCTCATTCGCTCTGGATCACTTCATTCCTTGGTCGTTCGTCTGTCACGATGAACTCTGGAACCTGATACCTGCCGATCCACGCGCCAATTCATCCAAGGGCCGGGCTATTCCCGAAGACAAGTTTTTGGATCCCTTTATTGATCAGCAAATTGAAGCACTGCAGGTACACCGAACCCGGAATAATAAAAATTGGTGTCAAGTCATCGAGCCATACCTGGAAGGACTGAACCTCAGTGAGAGTGAGCTAGCGACCCCTGGGAAAATTGGAGACGCATACGAAAAGAAGCTGAGACCACTGCTGGATTTGGCAAAAACTATTGGGTATTAA
- a CDS encoding HIT family protein — MMTSKECPFCNLPSERIIHESIDGFVIRDGYPISPGHTLIIPKEHYSDFFCMPGNIRQDLMSLIDTAKTRLDVELEPNGYNVGINNGPAAGQTVPHLHIHLIPRFEGDQNDPRGGVRWIFPERARYWV, encoded by the coding sequence ATGATGACTTCCAAAGAGTGTCCCTTCTGCAACTTGCCAAGTGAGCGCATTATTCATGAAAGCATTGACGGCTTTGTGATTAGGGACGGATACCCAATCTCGCCCGGACACACGTTAATAATTCCAAAAGAGCATTACTCCGATTTCTTCTGCATGCCAGGAAATATTCGACAGGATCTAATGTCCTTGATCGATACTGCAAAAACCAGACTGGATGTTGAACTGGAACCAAACGGGTACAACGTTGGAATCAACAACGGACCAGCTGCGGGGCAAACCGTGCCTCACCTACATATTCACCTCATACCGAGATTCGAAGGTGACCAAAATGATCCTAGGGGCGGTGTACGTTGGATTTTTCCGGAAAGGGCTAGGTACTGGGTATGA
- a CDS encoding ADP-ribosylglycohydrolase family protein, which yields MEDDSQPWTSTTEPKSITRERFLGCLLGGAVGDALGGAVEFLSRSQILQQFGEKGITDYVYAYGGRGRITDDTQMTLYTAEGLLRGQMRGLDKGITSYTNTVAHAYIRWLATQGEQNQRVPTPMDGWLHQHRELHHQRAPGMTCLSALRDMAQAGEPAANDSKGCGGVMRVAPVGLFCWHFWGKSDTAKVFEMGADIAALTHGHPSGYLTGGVLAVLIFALADGATLMEALDHVRALLVLHRGHEEALQAIDNAVRLSTAGISHPEAIRLLGEGWVAEEALAVSLYCALVAESFEQAIILAVNHDGDSDSTGAITGNILGAMQGTRVIPERWLDPLELRDVIEVMASDLWTCQFWKSCVDNEEFWERYPGY from the coding sequence ATGGAAGATGATTCTCAGCCTTGGACTTCAACCACTGAACCAAAGAGTATTACCAGAGAACGCTTTCTCGGCTGCCTGTTGGGAGGTGCAGTAGGCGATGCTTTAGGCGGAGCTGTGGAATTCCTATCCCGCTCCCAGATCCTTCAGCAGTTCGGTGAAAAAGGCATTACGGACTATGTCTATGCATACGGAGGCAGGGGCAGGATCACCGATGATACCCAAATGACCCTGTACACAGCCGAAGGCTTGCTGAGGGGTCAGATGCGTGGGCTTGACAAGGGCATCACGAGCTATACGAACACCGTTGCTCACGCCTACATTCGCTGGCTGGCTACCCAGGGTGAGCAAAATCAGCGCGTGCCGACGCCTATGGATGGCTGGTTGCATCAGCACAGGGAGTTGCACCATCAGCGTGCCCCGGGGATGACGTGCCTAAGTGCGCTGCGGGATATGGCACAGGCTGGGGAGCCTGCCGCAAACGACAGCAAAGGGTGTGGCGGTGTCATGAGGGTTGCGCCCGTAGGTTTGTTCTGCTGGCACTTCTGGGGAAAGTCCGACACAGCAAAAGTCTTTGAGATGGGCGCAGATATCGCCGCGCTCACCCATGGCCATCCGAGCGGATACCTTACCGGTGGTGTGCTTGCGGTGCTGATATTCGCGCTGGCAGATGGTGCCACCCTGATGGAAGCTCTTGATCACGTCAGGGCACTGCTGGTGTTGCACCGCGGGCATGAAGAAGCTCTGCAAGCAATCGATAACGCAGTTCGGCTCAGCACAGCGGGCATCTCTCATCCCGAAGCCATAAGATTGTTGGGGGAGGGCTGGGTAGCCGAGGAAGCCCTGGCTGTTTCGTTGTACTGCGCACTGGTTGCAGAGAGCTTTGAGCAAGCCATTATTCTGGCCGTTAATCACGATGGCGATTCGGATTCTACTGGCGCTATCACCGGCAATATTCTGGGCGCAATGCAGGGTACCCGCGTCATTCCTGAGCGCTGGCTGGATCCGTTGGAATTGCGCGATGTTATCGAGGTTATGGCCTCTGATCTTTGGACTTGTCAGTTCTGGAAGAGCTGCGTGGACAACGAAGAGTTCTGGGAGCGATATCCCGGGTACTGA
- a CDS encoding class I SAM-dependent methyltransferase → MTDVYSQKAKAFYDQYQSLTFEQVHQDWVSFLGDKSGLALDVGAGSGRDSSALAVRGWDVVAVEPAAGLRELGQGATSNQSIHWVDDQLPDLGKIRKLSYRFDLILVSAVWMHIPLSDRERAFRILTELLAPGGMLVITLRHGPGDRERVFYDVSRGELEAFAKRRALIPLPLPVGRKKDELQRNEVSWETLAFRLADDGTGALPTVRHIIVNDNKSSTYKLGLLRTLVRIADGAPGLALKRTDDWVDIPLGAVGLFWIMLYHPLVLRHQLRQAPGGRGYGFATEDFFKLQSFTPLDFRVCMSLSADVALEVLCAIRDACSTILKNPIHFTTWRFEIRKASRGLAPQRGALPSSELVGAGHNGYVS, encoded by the coding sequence GTGACTGACGTATACAGCCAGAAGGCTAAAGCTTTCTATGACCAGTACCAGTCGCTTACCTTCGAACAGGTTCATCAAGACTGGGTTTCTTTCCTTGGCGATAAATCAGGCCTTGCTCTGGATGTCGGCGCAGGCAGCGGTCGCGACTCCAGTGCCCTTGCAGTACGAGGCTGGGATGTTGTCGCGGTAGAGCCCGCAGCTGGCTTGCGAGAGTTGGGGCAGGGTGCTACTAGCAATCAAAGCATTCACTGGGTAGACGACCAATTGCCCGACCTTGGTAAGATCCGGAAGCTGAGCTATCGCTTCGATCTGATTCTTGTTTCCGCTGTCTGGATGCATATCCCACTATCTGATCGTGAACGTGCTTTTCGAATCCTGACTGAGCTTTTGGCACCCGGTGGAATGCTGGTGATTACGCTTCGGCATGGGCCCGGTGATCGCGAACGAGTTTTTTACGATGTCAGTAGGGGAGAGCTGGAGGCTTTTGCCAAACGTCGGGCACTGATACCGCTCCCGTTGCCGGTCGGGCGCAAGAAGGATGAGCTCCAGAGGAATGAGGTTTCCTGGGAGACTCTGGCTTTTCGATTGGCGGACGATGGCACAGGGGCATTGCCGACCGTCCGCCACATCATCGTAAATGATAATAAGTCGTCAACTTACAAGCTGGGCTTGCTGCGAACCCTTGTCCGGATTGCTGACGGTGCGCCCGGCTTGGCGCTTAAGCGCACTGATGACTGGGTGGATATTCCGCTTGGTGCAGTCGGCCTGTTCTGGATTATGCTTTATCACCCTCTGGTTCTCCGCCATCAACTGAGGCAAGCGCCAGGTGGCCGTGGCTATGGCTTTGCCACGGAGGATTTCTTCAAGCTGCAAAGTTTCACGCCTCTGGATTTCAGAGTGTGTATGTCACTGTCCGCTGATGTTGCACTGGAAGTCCTGTGCGCTATCCGGGATGCTTGCTCAACCATTCTCAAGAATCCCATACATTTCACGACCTGGCGCTTCGAAATCCGAAAAGCTTCCCGGGGACTTGCTCCTCAAAGAGGCGCACTCCCGAGTAGTGAATTGGTGGGAGCAGGCCATAATGGGTACGTCTCGTGA
- a CDS encoding flavin monoamine oxidase family protein has product MRIAIVGAGLAGLYAAYSLEKKGIKDYVILEAREILGGRIASTIHCDGKFNGSGTEGFDLGPAWFWPAFQTDMARLVDELELETFQQFETGDMLLERSSNQPPERTRGYINSPPSMRIAGGMYSLIDVLYRRIDSARVVTGQAVRHLRISEPHVELVSENANGETFSHFAEHVLLAMPPRLVESQLTFSPALPDKLARQWRETDTWMAPHAKYIAVFDRPFWRDQGLSGEARSALGPMVEIHDASIPEGKAALFGFLGVPADVRRSVSEEELMTACRTQFVRLFGSQAENPEAEFIKDWAKEIYTATESDERSSGDHPRPALSPGSGEWASRLTGIGSEWSREFTGYLAGAIDATNRGLSSF; this is encoded by the coding sequence GTGCGCATCGCCATTGTTGGCGCCGGCCTGGCGGGTTTATACGCCGCTTATTCTCTTGAGAAGAAGGGCATCAAAGACTATGTCATTCTAGAGGCCAGGGAGATTCTTGGTGGGCGTATTGCTTCTACGATCCACTGTGATGGTAAATTTAATGGATCAGGAACTGAGGGCTTCGATCTCGGGCCCGCCTGGTTCTGGCCCGCATTCCAGACCGATATGGCGCGACTGGTAGATGAACTCGAACTAGAGACCTTCCAGCAATTTGAAACCGGCGATATGCTTCTGGAGCGTTCATCGAATCAGCCGCCAGAGAGAACACGTGGGTACATCAATTCCCCGCCATCTATGCGAATCGCCGGTGGTATGTATTCGTTGATTGATGTGTTATACCGGCGGATTGATTCAGCGCGGGTTGTGACGGGCCAGGCGGTTCGTCACCTGCGCATTTCAGAACCACATGTTGAGCTAGTGAGCGAAAATGCGAATGGAGAAACCTTTAGCCACTTTGCAGAACATGTGTTGTTGGCCATGCCGCCCCGATTAGTTGAGTCTCAGCTTACGTTTTCGCCGGCCTTGCCTGACAAGCTTGCAAGACAGTGGCGAGAGACCGATACCTGGATGGCCCCTCACGCAAAATATATTGCCGTGTTTGATCGGCCTTTCTGGCGAGATCAGGGATTATCCGGGGAGGCTCGAAGTGCACTTGGGCCAATGGTTGAAATCCACGATGCCTCTATTCCGGAGGGGAAGGCAGCCTTGTTTGGTTTCCTGGGTGTGCCTGCTGACGTGCGCCGTAGTGTTTCTGAGGAAGAGCTTATGACTGCTTGTCGCACACAGTTTGTGCGACTTTTTGGTTCGCAAGCGGAGAATCCAGAGGCAGAATTTATCAAAGACTGGGCTAAAGAGATTTACACAGCCACCGAGTCAGATGAAAGATCCTCTGGCGATCACCCTAGGCCTGCCTTGTCACCGGGCTCAGGCGAATGGGCTAGCCGATTAACCGGAATCGGAAGTGAGTGGTCACGTGAGTTTACGGGATATCTGGCCGGCGCTATTGATGCAACCAATCGTGGTTTGTCCTCTTTTTAG
- a CDS encoding SOUL family heme-binding protein, producing MTVLAEALSRKAALVIALGSMFISATTMATEEAEYTVLLKEENLEVRHYEPQIVAETVVDSEFEDAGSEAFGRLFKYISGNNQSQQEIAMTAPVGQVAEGQDIDMTAPVGQTQVDGKWVVSFMMPGSFTMDSIPKPNDERIALRSVPEQTLAAIRYSGFWSESGYQKNKSRLENWIDQKGYTATGAPVWARYNAPFMPWFMRRNEVLIPIEQVQ from the coding sequence ATGACCGTGCTTGCTGAGGCGCTTTCGAGGAAGGCAGCGTTAGTTATCGCACTGGGTTCAATGTTCATATCGGCAACCACCATGGCGACAGAAGAAGCGGAATACACAGTACTCCTGAAGGAAGAAAATCTGGAGGTGCGTCATTATGAGCCGCAGATTGTTGCAGAGACCGTCGTTGACTCAGAATTTGAAGACGCGGGCAGTGAAGCTTTTGGTCGTTTGTTTAAATACATTTCCGGCAATAACCAATCCCAGCAGGAAATCGCCATGACTGCGCCCGTTGGCCAGGTGGCTGAGGGTCAGGATATCGATATGACGGCGCCGGTAGGGCAGACCCAGGTTGATGGTAAATGGGTAGTCAGTTTTATGATGCCGGGATCATTTACGATGGACAGCATACCGAAACCCAACGACGAACGGATCGCTTTACGTTCTGTGCCGGAGCAGACTCTGGCAGCCATACGGTACTCCGGGTTTTGGAGTGAATCAGGCTACCAAAAGAACAAGTCCAGGCTGGAAAACTGGATTGATCAAAAGGGGTACACCGCGACTGGAGCGCCGGTCTGGGCGCGTTATAACGCGCCGTTCATGCCATGGTTTATGAGGCGGAACGAAGTGTTGATTCCCATAGAACAGGTGCAGTGA